The genomic stretch ATAATAATCGAACCATTTGTTTCTGTACCGATTGCAATTGCTGCAAAATCACTTGTTGCTCCAGTAGCGGATCCAGAACTCGAACCAGAGGGATCCAAGTCCGACGAATAAGGATTTTTGCTTTGGCCTTTTTTACCTGAGTAGCCGTTTGGAAGTTCTTCGTCCATTCCAGCTGCCCACTCAGACATATTGGTTTTTCCGAGAATTAAAGCACCATTTGCTTTTAGATTTTCAACAATTGTAGCGTCCTCCCCGATTACCCAATCTTTTAAAGCAACAGTCCCAGCACTTGTGGGGAGTTCTTTTGTGCCGATGTTATCTTTTAAAAGGACTGGCATACCGTATAAAGCAGATTTGTTGGCTGAATTATCTTTATCTAGTTGTTCTGCCTCCGCAATAATAGTGGGGTTGATTTCGGTTATTGCATTTAGAGTTAGGCCATTTTGGTCATATTTCTTGATTCGATTTAAATAAATACCGGCTAATTCTTTGTAGCTAAGTTGTTTTGTCGCAATGAGTTGTTGGAGTTTTGTAACATCAGCACCAATGATAAGTGGTTCTTTTGCTTCAAGAACAGCCAAATCTAACTTATCTAATTGATTATTAATCGGCGTCATAATACGCGCTTTTTCATAAATGGGACTAGATGAATCTTCTTCTTTTTCCGGTTTGCTTGGTATTGGTTTTACCGGTTTAATGTCCTGTTTTTTTGGTGGTGCTTTTTCTGGTTTCATTTTAATTTCGGTTCTTTTTTTGAGCGAACTTTGGAAAGCTCGGTCGTCTATACCTTCGACTTGTAATTGCTTACCTCCGAAGTTTTTTTCTAAATGGGAGTTCTCTTTATTTTTGCCAAGTGTTAATTTGTTTGGTGGTTGTTTTGGTTTTTCATTTTTTGTGGTTGGTGGCTTTTTTTTAGAAACAGCACTTTTATTTTCTGATGTAGTAGTTTGTTGACTCGTAAAGAATACGTAGCCACCGACGATACTAAAAACTGTACAAACTGCGGTGATTGTTAATAAAATGCGTCTTTTCATGCGATTCCTCCGATGTTTAAATATGTAATTTAATTATATAGCATCAAAAAAAGTAAATCAGTGACAATTTTGTGAAAACTAAAAAATTTTTTAAAAAGGGCTTATTTAAGCAATGAATTGGAACCAATAGTAGCCGTTTTTAAGTGTTTTTTCTTAGATATGACTTCTTTGAAAAAGAGGAAATGGCATTATAACAATGACTTGAAAGTAAATAATGGTTCAGTGATTGTAAAACTTCATAAAAAAGACACAATTCCAATAAAATTTACCAATTAAACGCCTATTTCTTGGGATTTTATTTTATACTAAAAAGGAAACACCTTTACATATTTGCCCTGAAATGATTATAAAAGCATCGCTGAAGTATAGATTTTTGGTGTTTTTCTTTATATTAACTGGAAAACAACTAAAAAAATTCGGGTTTCAAACGCTTTCTTGAAAAAAAGAGAAGATAATGGTTAGTTTTTTAATTAATAGGGTATTCTTAGTAAAGAGAATATGTTAAAGTAAGGAAAGAGAGAAAAAATAAAAGAATGAAAACAAATTTTGAAGATGGAGTGATGAGTTTGGATAATAATCAAAAAGACTTGAATCAAGTAATTCGTCAGCTCAAAGAAAAAGGAATAGTAGTTGAAAAAACAAAATCACGAAAAGATATTTGGAAAGCGGTTAGTAATAAAGCGATGCCGAATATGACACTTCGATTGCAGTAAATCGAAAAGTGGAGTTTTTATGTGATATTTTGTGAGGCTTTGAAGTAAAATGACTCAAAGCAGCATGATTTACATATAAAATAACTTCACTTTTTTCTTTGTCATAAATTAGTCATTAAGTTTTGATGTTTCTGTTATCCTTTTTACGCAAAAATGTTGTATGATGGAATGGAAGGCTTTTGTCATAGAAGAAAATAGAAATAGAGTGAGGCATATACATGAAAAAAGAAGCGGTTAACCAACAATCTATTTATGTGCATATTGATCATGTTATTAATAATGTGGCGACAAGCGGCATTTCTTTTTGTGATTTCTTAAATGGCGTGGGACAGCCCCCTGAAAATATTTTGTTAATTAAGCATAATATTGAAGACGCATCCTACAATGCACACACAGCTTTTCACTACTTAGAGCCAGGCGATTTAGCAAATATTTCCAAAGAGAATTTTAATCCACTGTGTTGGATTGATTTTGAAGATGTAGAACTTTTGAACCAACTAACCCCACAAGAAGTAGCGGAAATGCTTTATCTTGCACATACTGGGCGTCATTTGCGCTCACCATTTTATTATAAATTACAAAATAATTTTGTTTACTTAACTAGGGAAGACGGTCGTTACAATAAAGTATATTATCGGAATCTTAATCATTTTTATATGTTACTAAGTTACGTCATTGCACGTAAAACGGCAGAACTAGTTAATGAGAAGGGTATTTTTTCGTTTGGTAAGAAAAAATATGTTGCGGAGCCGCCAGTTGAACTTTTGAAAAAAATGGCAGATCATTTTAAAGACGGTGCTTGTATTGCGCTCGATGATGTCGTGAGAACGCGCACACAAATCGAAGTACCAATTGGGCATGGACTCACAGAAGAAATGACAGAACTAGAAATCTCTTCTAAGATTTATTATGAAGAAGAAGTTGCAAAATTAGTGTATGATTTAAAACAAAATGAATGGAAATATATCGAAAAATAAAAAATCAAACTTTTTCCTTTACGTTTGGTTTTTTATTTGTTAAAATTTAACTAATGAACGTTAGTTAGGAGGGTGCTTTATGACGAAAAAGCTAATCAAAGAAGTCGCATTAACTCTTTTTGCAGAAAAAGGCTATGATGGAACAGTGCTTTCGGAAATCGCGAAAGCTGTTGGAATTAAAACACCATCGTTATATGCCCATTTTGCATCAAAAGAAGCCCTATTTTTAGAAGTTTATCAAGATAGTATTCAGATGGAATTAACAGAACTAGGGAAAGTAGCAGAGCGAGATGATTTGGTTGGGGAAAAGAAGCTACAATCTATTTTCTTTGTAGCGACAGATTTTTCTAGCAATCCTGATGAAAAGAAATTTTTCCAGCGTGCCGTCTTTTATCCACCTAAGTCGCTTTTTCAAGAATTAAAGGAAGAAACAAAGACATATGAACAACTGACGAATCGGATATTACGCGAAACGTTAGAAAAAATAGTATCCGAAGAAGCACTTGTAAGATGGATGCACGTTTTTTATGCACTTCTTGATGGACTGAGTGTGGAACACGGCATTTATGATGAAACGGAATTTGAGTTGCGAAGAAAATCTGCTTGGGCAGTTCTCGCAAGTTTACTCAAATGAATTGGAGGTAAGGAAATTGGCTTGGTTTTATTTAATTATGGCAGGATTATCAGAAATTGTTTGGGCTTTTGGACTAAAAGAATCGCATGGTTTCACGATGTTAGGGTGGAGCCTTTTGACGATAGCATTTTTGATAGTTAGTTTTGGTTTGTTTTCGATTTCCATGAAGTCCATTCCAATTGGGACGGCGTATGCGGTTTTTACTGGAATTGGGGCTGCTGGGACAGCGATTATTGGGATGATTTTCCTTTCAGAAGGTGTTTCTTTTTGGAAGATCGTTTCGCTTATCGTATTATTAACAGGGATTATTGGTTTGAAATTAGTGGACGGCAATGAGTCTGAAAAGGAGGCTAAATAACGATGGATTGGATATTTTTACTCGTAGCAGGTTTATGCGAAATGGTCTTCGTTGTCATGCTAAAATTATCAGATGGCTTTAAAAAGGTTGGATATGCGATACTGACGATTATTTTTATGTCTGCAAGTTTCTTTTTACTATCCCTCGCGCTTAAGACGATTCCAATCGGTACAGGTTATGCGATTTGGACCGGAATTGGTGCCGTTGGTAGTGTGACACTTGGAATGATTGTTTTTAAAGAACGTAAAAGTGTCGGCAAATTGCTCTTTATTACGATGATTATTGCCGGCGTGGTCGGTTTGAAATTAACATCTGGTGTTTAATATTTTAGGTTGAAAAAGTCCTTTTTGGAATAAGCGTGCACGGTTCTTATTTAAAAAAGAAGATTTTTTCAACCTATTTTTTAGTTATACCTTTTCATCCTGTCAAAACATGGTAAAATAGATAAAGCGAATAATGACGGAGGGGTATTATGAAAACCAAATTAATTTTGTTATACGGTGGGAAATCTGCTGAACACGAAGTTTCCTTACAAACAGCATTTTCAGTTATCAATGCTTTGGATTTAGAAAAATTCGAAGCTGCGCCAATATATATTACGAATGAAGGTGAGTGGATTCAAGGACCACTTCTTTCTGGGAAGTTAGATTTTGTTGAACAATTACGTTTTTCGGCTACAGATACAATAAAACTTGCAACAACTGAATCAGAAAAATCAGAAGGGGAAGCGATTAGCCCGGCCGTTTTAGAAGCAGACGGACAAGAGACAGTCGTATTCCCGCTTTTACATGGTCCAAACGGAGAAGATGGCACTGTTCAAGGATTGTTCGAAGTATTAAACATTCCATATGTTGGTAACGGGGTCTTGGCATCTTCTGCTGCAATGGACAAAATCGTGATGAAGAAAATCTTTGCAGATGCTGGAATCCCGCAAGTTCCAGCAGTTGCTGTTCGATTAATTGATTGGAAGAACTATCAAGCGGAAATGGTTGCGGAGATGGAAGAAGTACTTACCTATCCAGTTTTCGTAAAACCAGCAAACCTTGGTTCGAGTGTTGGTATTAGTAAGGCAACGAACAAAAAAGAATTAGCGGACGCAATGACAGAAGCATTTTTATATGACCGTCGTGTGGTTGTTGAACAAGGTGTTGTTGCGCGCGAAATCGAAATGGGCGTACTTGGAAATGATACGCCAGTTTGCTCTGTTCCGGGTGAAATTTTGCCAGAAGGTGCAGTTGCTACGTTTTACGATTACAAAGCAAAATACCAGGATAATAATACTGCGTTAATTATTCCGACTGAAGTAGATCCGGAAATCTTGGAACAAATGAAAGAATATGCGGTTCAAGCATTCCTAGGGCTTGATGCAAGCGGACTAGTGCGAGCGGACTTTTTCTTAACGGAAGATAATCAGTTATTCTTAAATGAAGTGAATACAATGCCTGGTTTCACACCGTACAGCATGTATCCTCTTCTTTGGCAGGAAACGGGCTTACCTTACGGAGCGTTAATTGAACGATTAGTCGATTTAGCGAAAGAACGCCACGCAGCCAAAAATGCACTTAAATATAAATTAGAAGACTAAAATAAACAAGAAAGCAGTTTTCATATGCGGAAGCTGCTTTTTTATGGAAGAGAGCGATTTAATTTGAAAAAAACAGTAGGCGAAGTAGTAGCAATGTTAGATAGTTCCATCCATGTAGATGCATTTCGCGATGTCGTCATTACTGGCGTTTGTTTTGATACAAGGCAAATAAAGTCAGGGGATTTATTTGTTCCATTTGTTGGGAATGTACGCGATGGACATGAATTTGTGAGTCAAGCGCGAGAAATGGGTGCAGTGGCTACTTTCTGGCAAAAAGATGTACCCAATCCACCGAAGGATTTCCCGGTTATTTTAGTAGAAGATACTTTGCTCGCACTTCAAGAATTAGCGGCGAAATATATCCAACAAGTAAAGCCAAAAGTTATTGCGATTACCGGAAGCAATGGTAAAACGACGACAAAAGATATTATGGCTGCGATTGTAGAAACG from Listeria monocytogenes ATCC 19117 encodes the following:
- a CDS encoding amidase family protein, which encodes MKRRILLTITAVCTVFSIVGGYVFFTSQQTTTSENKSAVSKKKPPTTKNEKPKQPPNKLTLGKNKENSHLEKNFGGKQLQVEGIDDRAFQSSLKKRTEIKMKPEKAPPKKQDIKPVKPIPSKPEKEEDSSSPIYEKARIMTPINNQLDKLDLAVLEAKEPLIIGADVTKLQQLIATKQLSYKELAGIYLNRIKKYDQNGLTLNAITEINPTIIAEAEQLDKDNSANKSALYGMPVLLKDNIGTKELPTSAGTVALKDWVIGEDATIVENLKANGALILGKTNMSEWAAGMDEELPNGYSGKKGQSKNPYSSDLDPSGSSSGSATGATSDFAAIAIGTETNGSIIIPASAQSAVGYKPSQGLINNKGIIPLSSRFDTPGPLTRTVNDAYLTTNALINTTSNPPLSTDSLQGKRIGLLADGESNEETAVIKKIKYDLKKAGAIIIEGVAVGEFEQLDTDYALLLNADFKHDLNQFLNVNNAPMTTLESIIQFNQTNPARNMKYGQSELVKSQQSTTTKLQADSLASNLIQEAQNELDSMLQKDKLDAVVTIGMGGSVTFLAPIAGNPELTIPAGYDEETNQPISLTFITARNSDTTLLNMGYSYEQQSKNRKSPNLK
- a CDS encoding Lmo0850 family protein; its protein translation is MDNNQKDLNQVIRQLKEKGIVVEKTKSRKDIWKAVSNKAMPNMTLRLQ
- the sugR gene encoding efflux SMR transporter transcriptional repressor SugR gives rise to the protein MTKKLIKEVALTLFAEKGYDGTVLSEIAKAVGIKTPSLYAHFASKEALFLEVYQDSIQMELTELGKVAERDDLVGEKKLQSIFFVATDFSSNPDEKKFFQRAVFYPPKSLFQELKEETKTYEQLTNRILRETLEKIVSEEALVRWMHVFYALLDGLSVEHGIYDETEFELRRKSAWAVLASLLK
- the sugE1 gene encoding quaternary ammonium compound efflux SMR transporter SugE1; the protein is MAWFYLIMAGLSEIVWAFGLKESHGFTMLGWSLLTIAFLIVSFGLFSISMKSIPIGTAYAVFTGIGAAGTAIIGMIFLSEGVSFWKIVSLIVLLTGIIGLKLVDGNESEKEAK
- the sugE2 gene encoding quaternary ammonium compound efflux SMR transporter SugE2, with amino-acid sequence MDWIFLLVAGLCEMVFVVMLKLSDGFKKVGYAILTIIFMSASFFLLSLALKTIPIGTGYAIWTGIGAVGSVTLGMIVFKERKSVGKLLFITMIIAGVVGLKLTSGV
- a CDS encoding D-alanine--D-alanine ligase gives rise to the protein MKTKLILLYGGKSAEHEVSLQTAFSVINALDLEKFEAAPIYITNEGEWIQGPLLSGKLDFVEQLRFSATDTIKLATTESEKSEGEAISPAVLEADGQETVVFPLLHGPNGEDGTVQGLFEVLNIPYVGNGVLASSAAMDKIVMKKIFADAGIPQVPAVAVRLIDWKNYQAEMVAEMEEVLTYPVFVKPANLGSSVGISKATNKKELADAMTEAFLYDRRVVVEQGVVAREIEMGVLGNDTPVCSVPGEILPEGAVATFYDYKAKYQDNNTALIIPTEVDPEILEQMKEYAVQAFLGLDASGLVRADFFLTEDNQLFLNEVNTMPGFTPYSMYPLLWQETGLPYGALIERLVDLAKERHAAKNALKYKLED